The nucleotide sequence AGAGGGTACAGGGATTGTTGGTGGATTGTATGTAGTAGATGATGTGACTCTGGGCCTGGGGATGCAGGTGGAGAACGACCAGGAACGGTTCCTGAGTGACTTGCGTCGGGACGTCCAGAAGGTCGTTGGCTTTGATGCTGTGATGCGGGTCCGGACAAGCACTGGTCAGTTCTGGTTGGAGATGAGCAGCTGAGCGGGGGCCCTCAGTCTGGGCACCTGTCATACTATTAACCATGTCCCTGTCCATGTGGCCTCAGGTATCCGTGCTGTAGATTTCTTTGGGGCTTTCTACATGAGCAACACCACAGATGTGGAGCTGGCTGGGTTGGATGGGGACAAGACGGTGACTGTGGAGTTCAAGCATGACGATCGGCTCAACGAAGAGAATGGAGCCCTCCTGCAGGTGCTGGACCAGAGGCAGGGGTTGGGGAAGAAGTGTCAGCAGTCACTTCACTGGATTTAAGTAGGCCATAGGGAAGGGGGTGAGGGGTGCGCAGAGAGAACTAGAagaggctggagaagggatagctccCATCTTTCTTCTAGCTTCATAAAATAGCAAAGAGGAGGTGTCGCGAGGGTCTTGGTGAGGGAGGGGTGTGAATTGCCCCTCTCGCTCTCCCCCAGTGTGCCCTGCTCTACACCAGCTGTGCAGGGCAGCGACGGCTCCGCATCCACAACCTGGCTCTCAACTGCTGCACTCAGCTGGCTGATCTGTACCGAAACTGTGAGACTGACACGCTCATCAACTACATGGCCAAGTTTGGTGAGGGCAGAGGCCAGGCAGAGGGGGATCGGGGCTAAGAGGATGGACAGCAATCCAGCATTCCTGGGTGGGTGTGATGGTGGGAAGGCACCCGTGATGGAGTGGCTGACCAGTGACCATGCTGTCTCCTTTCCCATCCAGCATACCGGGGGGTCCTAAGCAGCCCTGTGAAGACTGTTCGTGACACTCTCATCACTCAGTGTGCCCAGATCTTGGCCTGTTACAGAAAGAACTGTGCCAGCCCCTCCTCTGCGGGACAGGTGGGGCAAGCTTGTTGGTGGAGAAGGTGTTGGGATACACCTTTGCATTGGGAGGGATTTCTCATGATCATGATCACTGACTTTGTTTTGATAACTCCCTTAGTTGATCCTTCCTGAGTGCATGAAGCTCCTCCCTGTTTATCTGAACTGTGTATTGAAGAGTGAGGTCCTGCAGCCTGGAGCTGAAGTCACTACTGATGACCGTGCCTACGTCCGGCAGCTGGTTACCTCCATGGACGTGGCTGAGACCAATGTCTTCTTCTATCCTCGGCTCCTACCGTTGGTGCGACTGAATGCTGGCGTGTGAGACACTGTACTGAGAAAGGGGCATcataggaggaggaagggaaggattaATATTGTCTGTATCTGACACTAATACATTTTTATCTATATTATCTGATGTAATATTTTCATACTGAGAGTTACTCAGGTGCttagttttcagaaattttgtgtGTATGGGGGTTCAGGTGGGCAAAAGAGTCTTACAGTCATTGGTAACCTTTTGCCCTCTTCCTTTTGTCCAGACAAAGTCTCCCATTGAGaataccactgaaccaccagcagTCCGAGCATCTGAAGAGCGTCTAAGCAATGGGGATATATATTTGCTGGAGAACGGGCTCAACCTCTTCCTCTGGGTGGGAGCGAGTGTCCAGCAGGGCGTTGTCCAGAGCCTCTTCGGCGTCTCGTCCTTCAGTCAGATCACCAGTGGCCTGGTGAGGGCAGGGCGTCAAGGAGAATGTGGGTGTGGAAGTAGGCTTCGTGATGAGAGCAGAAGCCAGTAAAGTTAGTGCGCTCATTCTCTTAGCAGCAGGGGACACCGAGAGGGAGGGTGCTGTCATTCTTCACAGGCTTCCATATTTCAGATAATGCGTAAATCTGTGCTGCCCCATCTTGTCTTCTGGATTCAGCGTACCTTACCATAAGGATAAATGAATTTTGTGTTTCAGAGTGTTCTGCCAGTTCTGGATAATCTGCTGTCTAAGAAGGTGCGAGGCCTCATTGATAATTTGAGGGCACAGAGATCGAGGTACATGAAGGTAACAGTGATCCGAACCTGCATTTCCTACCTTGTCAAGTCCTCACTCTGAAGGCGGGGTGGGAGAGTGAGCGCCTAGATAATGGGATTTCGGGGCGTGTGGTTAATTCTCTTCAGCCCTGCCTCATGACCCTGTATTCTGACTATAGCTCATTGTGGTGAAACAAGAGGACAAGCTGGAGATGCTGTTCAAACACTTCCTGGTGGAAGACAAGAGCCTGAGCGGGGGAGCATCCTATGTGGACTTTCTCTGTCACATGCACAAGGAGATTCGACAGCTTCTGAGCTAGAGCACATGGGTAACAGCACAGGGTCCAGGCCAGCTTCCAGAAAGTACCCAGGACAGCAGAGAAACTGGGACAGTTCCATATCTTATATGTCATGTAAGCTGACCTCAGTctctttggggggagggggaggtatAAGGAGACACCTTCTTTCTGGGCTCAAGTATCCTACCACTCTGTCATGTCCTGCTGTTGGAAGGTGCCCCTATCCCCTCACTTTATCCTCCTTTTCCTGCTAATCCTGTCGTAATGAATGTAGTTTCTCAGTTCACTGTATATGATTTGGTGTTGGGGGACTTGAAGCCACCCAGACCCTGGCAATATTATGTGTCCCTTTGGACCAGCCTCCAAGAAGAGAAGGGCAGGTGGGACGGCACGGAGATCCCAGGGGGTTACTACGGTGGGAGGGGCTGCTAATTCAGCTCATTGTCATCAATGACTTCCTATATTAGGGAAAACATACATACAGGTGCACAAGAGCTGGGCTGTAGGCCGTAGATGGTAGAAAAGTGGTCAGTCTTCTTGGGCCTGGAAGTCAACAGCCAACTCAAAGTGACTGAGGGTGGTTGATTAGCTTTCTTGCTCTGCTTCCACTGCTCTTTCTCCTGCAATGACTGATGATCCCTTGGTGGACAGAGACACATTATCAGAAATGAAGGAGCCTGGGAATAGTTGCAAAGTATATTGAGACCTAGGAGAGGTATTAGCCTCCTTTCCAGCCAGAGCGGCCCCAACACTGGATGGTTCTGTAGGGAGCCTGGTCATCAACTTGCAATACCTCACAGAGCCAGCCTATATACCACTCTGAGCTTCCGCTGGAAACACTGCTCTCCAAGCTGTTGGGGAGAGAGGCAGAAGTGGCTAGTCTCTCCTGCTAGGACACCTCTCAGGCTTTGGAATTGACAGAGTGGCTGACAGTTATCTTCCAACCCGAGCTGGCTGGGGCAGGACAAGGGCTAGGCTTGATGGTGGCCAGGCTTGCCTGCTCCCAGCCTGGGATGCCCCTGCTGTGGACCTCTCATTTCTcttcattggtttatttttcaaTGCATCTTTAatttgtaaagaaataaaaataaattaagatgtATCCAGTAGCGTCATTTTTATCTGCCACGTATCACTTTCCCTTTAGTCCTTCCTGCCAGGACTAGCGGCTCTGGGGAAGTGGCCGGCCTGAGCTGGCCGCTAAGCCGCGCATGCGCCACATGCCCCTGTGGCGTAGGACCTCGTCCCATCGCTACTCAGAGCCAGGCGGGGACCGGTGCTGCGGGCGTCGGCCGCCAGAGTAGACATGGGGGCCGGCCGCCCGGGGTCTGTGCTTGCTGTACTGGGAGTGCTTGGTGTCTGTGCGACCAGAGGCCCCGGACTCGCAGCGGAGGGGAAGACCGGCGGGGAGGCGGAGTGGGCGGAGCCGTGGGATGGCGCGGTTTTCCGGCCTCCCTCGGCGCTGGGCGCAGTGGGGGTGGCTCGCAGTCCGGGGGCCCTGCGGCCCGGGAGGGAGGAGGCGGTGGACCTGCCGGTGCTGCTGTGGTGGAGCCCGGGGCTGTTTCCTCACTTCCCGGGCGACTCGGAGCGCATCGAGTGCGCGCGCGGCGCGTGCGTGGCGTCCCGGGACCGACGGGTGCGGGGAGACTCGCGGACGCGCGCTTTGCTCTTCTACGGCACCGACTTCCGCGCGTCCGAGGCGCCGCTTCCGCGCCTGGCGCACCAGACCTGGGCGCTTCTGCACGAGGAGTCGCCCCTCAACAACTTCTTGCTGAGCCATGGTCCGGGCATCCGCCTCTTCAATCTTACCTCCACCTTCAGTCGCTACTCGGACTACCCGCTGCCGCTGCAGTGGCTGCCAGGGATCGCTTACCTGCGCCGCGCGGCACCTCCGCTCGAGGAGCGCGCAGAGTGGCGCCGCCGCGGCTATGCGCCGCTGCTCTATCTGCAGTCCCACTGCGACGTGCCTGCGGACCGAGACCGCTACGTGCGCGAGCTCATGCGCTACATTCCGGTGGGTGAGGGCCGGGCGGAGCGGGAAGGGGAGGGTGGCGCGTGGTGTACCCTCTTGACGGCCGTGCTCTACCTCTCTCAGGTGGACTCCTATGGGAAGTGCCTGCAGAATCGGGAGCTGCCCGCGCCGCGGTTACGGGACACAGCCACAGCCACCACCGAGGATCCAGAGCTCTTGGCCTTCTTGTCCCGCTATAAATTCCATTTGGCTCTCGAAAATGCCATCTGCGACGACTACATGACAGAAAAATTGTGGCGCCCCATGCACCTCGGTGCTGTGCCCGTGTACCGCGGCTCTCCCTCTGTGAGGGACTGGATGCCGAACAATCACTCCATTATCCTCATTGACGACTTTGAGTCGCCGCAGAAGCTGGCAGAGTTTATTGACTTCCTGGACAAAAATGATGAAGAATATATGAAATACTTGGCATACAAGCAACCTGGGGGCGTCACTAACCAGTTCCTTCTGGATAGTTTGAAGCAGCGCGAATGGGGAGTGAATGACCCCTTACTACCTAACTACCTTAACGGCTTCGAGTGTTTTGTCTGTGACCACGAACTGGCGCGGCTGGATGCCGAGAAGGCCCACGCAGCCTCTCCTGGGAATATCCCGGTCCCTGAGCCTCATATTGCCCAGCCCTCACACATGGACTGCCCAGTGCCCACACCTGGCTTTGGCAGTGTGGAAGAGATTCCTGAGAATGACAGGTAAGGATAGCTGGGGTCCCCTGGGGCTATTAAATCAAATGATTTACAGACTTGCTTCCTGCAGGCAATAAACTAGCCCTGGGTGCTGAGGGGATGTTGTATAAGGAAATTATGACACGAGGTCACTGTGCCTTTAAGGTATCAAGACTCTAAGAGAAGACAAATTGCGAAAGAGCAGTAGAAAATGTGAGAGGTAATTGAGGGCAACAACATACGAAAATCAGCTTTTATAAACGGTGTTTGTAGTAGTGATTCAAAAAAAGCTTCAACTAGAGCAGAGGGCTTGTTTAGGGAAGTGATGAGGGACAAAGCTGGGCCAGGTTATACATATTCTGAATACCAGGCCCTGGAGCTGGACTATCCTGAAAATCAACTCAgctgtttattgagcatcttcaACATGGTGGGGCTGTGGATGAGAAATACATTAGTGTTTCCAGGGAGGTTTGCCTGCAGTAATCAGGGTTTATACCTGTTAACTTGGTGTAACTATTAACAGCATCTCCTTTGAATCTTAAAATTACCCtgatttggatgataaattatgtTTGTCCTAGACAGAATAGAAGGGATGCTTTCAAAAGATGATTAATGATTGTGGCCAATGTGGATTGGAAGGGAAGTGAGGAGGCTACTGAAGTAGGCAGCAGAAGGTGTTGGCATTGGAAACAAGGTCAGCATAGGAGATGGGGTAGAAAAACGTtgaagccatttgcagcaaaccACAGCTGTTAGGGGAGCGGTGAGATTATGTTTGAGAGAGACTGCTAGAATGACCTGCAGAGATCACCGTGGACAGTGGATGGCAGCAGAGGGCTGGCACAGTTTGGTCCTGGGAGTGGAGTGGATTTGTATCTAGTAATTTACATCAGGTAATTTGTATCTAGTTTGTGCAGAACATATTATGATTTATCAGAAGAAAAgtgtaacattaaaaaaagagaaacattcaGGTTATGGCTCATCTAGACACTGGATATGGTTGCACTTCTTGATTACTGAAACAGGTGTAACATAAAAAGTAACCATCTAAATACTGGATACTAGACACTGGATACTTTTGCACTTCTTGATTACTGAAACAGGTGTAACATAAAAAGTAACCATCTAAATACACTTACTTGCTTTTCTTAGGAAGattactgtttccatagtttggCCCCTGCTCTGCCTACCTCTTAATTCCCTCCACATTTGGAGACCAAGAGCAGGCAAGTCAGGAAATTTAACTCACtgggatatgtgtatgtgtgtggggggcttGGATAATGAATTTGTGGTTTTGGCTCACTGCCTGTCACTTAGATTAGTACTGGATTTACTTCACATTTCCTTCCCTCAAAGCAGATCCTTGGTCCTAACCAGAAACCACTGTATCTGCTGAAGATTTCTTTGGCCATTGGGAGAAAGGTAGGATTCCTAGTTGTACTGAGGCTCCATAATCCAactctcattttgatatttcagCTGGAAGGAGATGTGGCTGCAAGATTATTGGCAAGGTCTGGACCAGGGGGAAGCTCTCACTGCCATGATCCACAACAATGAGACACTTCAGGGGAAATTTTGGGATTACCTAACAGAGATCTTCATGAAAAGGAACCAAAATCTCTAATTGCTCATACAAGTATTTAACTTGACAGAGCTAAGATGGAAGTCCTTATACAACCATGGGACATGAAAGATATCCAATGCACAAGTCCTTAATGAACACTGTCTTACCATGAATCCAAGGAGTAAGTTATATCCACTGATATTTTATTCTAATCATGTGTAGCCAGGGTCTCAGCCTATGGTAATAGAGCCTCTTCTCAAGGAGAGATGGAGGATCTAGTTTTTGATTCAATGGGAACCAGAAGCCTGAAACACCCCATTTGATTCAAGGTGCTGAtcaacagaatttttaaagaactccTTATTTTTCTAGCTctttcagcctctcagtcatgaTTTGGGACATGTTAGTACTTGGCTGTGAATGAGGTAAGACGGGCCAGGTTTCGAGTATGAAAACCTCTCCTGTATTCTTTAAActgctcattatttttttttaatttaaatttatttaattggaggctaattactttagaatattatattggcttt is from Bubalus bubalis isolate 160015118507 breed Murrah chromosome 4, NDDB_SH_1, whole genome shotgun sequence and encodes:
- the FUT11 gene encoding alpha-(1,3)-fucosyltransferase 11 produces the protein MGAGRPGSVLAVLGVLGVCATRGPGLAAEGKTGGEAEWAEPWDGAVFRPPSALGAVGVARSPGALRPGREEAVDLPVLLWWSPGLFPHFPGDSERIECARGACVASRDRRVRGDSRTRALLFYGTDFRASEAPLPRLAHQTWALLHEESPLNNFLLSHGPGIRLFNLTSTFSRYSDYPLPLQWLPGIAYLRRAAPPLEERAEWRRRGYAPLLYLQSHCDVPADRDRYVRELMRYIPVDSYGKCLQNRELPAPRLRDTATATTEDPELLAFLSRYKFHLALENAICDDYMTEKLWRPMHLGAVPVYRGSPSVRDWMPNNHSIILIDDFESPQKLAEFIDFLDKNDEEYMKYLAYKQPGGVTNQFLLDSLKQREWGVNDPLLPNYLNGFECFVCDHELARLDAEKAHAASPGNIPVPEPHIAQPSHMDCPVPTPGFGSVEEIPENDSWKEMWLQDYWQGLDQGEALTAMIHNNETLQGKFWDYLTEIFMKRNQNL